The Bdellovibrio bacteriovorus W nucleotide sequence TGTTAAAGAGTCAATAAATGCACCGACGTCCTCAACCTTTCTCAAAACAACATTTAGAGAATGTGAAACTCTAAAACCAGTGATTTTATTCTGGCGAGTCTTTTGATCATATTCATAGTCAGGAGAAAGATTGTAATTTTCAGTTCTGACGTCTTCCTTTCGAATACCCTGCTTGTCAGTGGCTTGCTTAAAAATTTTAAAACTATTTGCAGCCATCTGTTGGGCCTGCTTTGCTGTCGTACCACGACTCCACACTTCTAAAGTCAAGGTGACCATATTGGGATCCAAGGACTTTTCTCCTATACCATTGACTGCGATCACCTTGGTTTCGTTGGCTAAAGCTGTGCTGACCATCATGCCGGATGCTAAAATTAATGCTAGAAACTTTTTCATAATGCACCTACCTCGCACCCTAGATTAAAGTATCTACGCACTATCGTAAACCTCTGCATTCAATATTCCGCGTCCAGTACAGAAATATAATTTACCCTCTGGACTGTGAAATAAGTTAATGCCATGATTTTAGCAATTAACGAAAAGGCATCGCCCATTGTGAGGAACAGTGATCCTGCGTTGTCTCGTTTTTACACACACGAATTTGAAGGAGTCCATGTGAAAAAGTTGGTCTTAATCGGAACAGCTGCCACTTTGTTAGCAACAGGCTGCGCTACAACACAAGAAAATCCAAACACTGCAAAAGGCGCAGGTATTGGAGCCGCTGCGGGTGCCGTTCTGGGCGCTGTTGTGGGTCACCAAACAGGTCGTCGTAATGAAGGTGCATTGATTGGTGCTGCTCTAGGTGCTGGTATCGGTGGAGTTGCTGGTCAACGCATGGACAAACAAGCAAAAGAACTTGAAAAAATTGCGGAGACAAAACGCACGGAGCAAGGTCTTATCACAAAGCTTAAAAGTGACATCCTCTTCGACACTGGCAAAGCAGATTTGAAGCCAATGGCTGTGAACAATATTGCTGAGCTTGGAACTATCATGAAGAAGTATCCTGAAAATATCATCACGGTAAAAGGTTACACGGATGACACAGGTTCTGCGATGGTTAACAATCCGCTTTCACAAAACCGCGCTGATGCTGTTCGCCGTCAACTTGTAGCCTCTGGCATTCCTGCAAACACGGTGACTGCGATTGGTATGGGAGCGATGAATCCGGTAGATCCAGCGAAAACAAAAGAAGCACGCGCGAAAAATCGCCGTGTGGAACTTGAGATCACAGTGGATCAAACTAAAGTTCCTAAAAAATAGTTAAATCCATTTTAACGAAATAAAAAACCCACTCTTTTGAAGTGGGTTTTTTATTTTTATTTATTCATTAGCTTTCGAGCAATTTCTAAGAAGCGCGCTTCTGTCACTTCTGGTGGCCACGGAATAATCGGAAACTCAAAAGGCTCATCTGGGCCAATCCCCCAAGAAGCGATATCCTTCGTAATGAGATCTCGAACTTCTGTCGCTAACAATCGTCTATCGATTTGTTTCACAACTTTTGGAAGCGGATACTCTAGTCCGATCTTTTTTGAAATCGCCCAATGAATTCTAGACTCAATCACTTCAAAGTCAGGCAAAAGAGCTTTCACCGGAGACACAAGGTCTCCAACATACGCTTCGGTCGCATCATGAAAGAGCATGTGAAGAGCAATCTCTTTTGTCGGAGAAACCTCAGCCCCTAAGCATGAGTGCTGTCCAACGCTGTAGAAGAAGCGTGTGTGCCCATTAAAGCGTGCTTGTCGCGCCAATGCGCAGGCAATGTCTTCTATACGGACTGCTTCAGGATCTGGTTTTAAAATATTAAAACGTGTTCCTGACAGGGTGATCACCCATGATTTTTCAATAACTTCTGGGCGATTGAGCTTCTCTGTAAGTTCTGGCATTTCGATATTCATGCCCCCTGCTTACCGAATACCGGAACGAGTTTCACCCCTTTTTACCCCTAACCACCCGTGTCATGTATTATTTTGATACTGTCCGCAAATTTTGCTCAAGATCGTCCCTCAAATCTCGATAGGTCAAATATGAAGTGGACCTTATTTCTCCTAGGACTTACAGCGAGTGTATCAGCAGCAGCCAATGGCAAGGCTTATCTTAATATGGAAGATGGCAAGGTCGTTTCTGTCTTTAATCAGCCCGGAAAAAACTGGAAAAATTGCACAGAGCAAAGTGGCTGTGCTGCCGTGGCTTGGCCTACCAATGCCGCTGAAATAGAGGTCCTCTCTTCATCTCCGCGTACAATTAAAGTGGCTGATCCCACCTCTGGTAAAATGCAGGACGAAAAATACGTTGAGATTAAATACAAATACTTCCAGACCGTGAATGGGCAGAGAACCCTTCGCGAAGGAACTGGCTGGGTTGACTCTGCATACGTCACTCAACAGCGCCGTCAAAGCTCCTACTCTGCAAGTGCCTCACGCGGAGGCAAAACACCGGCATCAGCTGCTGAAGAATGCGCACCAACGGCGTCGAAAGCTCCTGCTTCAGGCGGAGCTTCCGCCGTAAGAAATACGGTTTCTCCACTTACTGCAGCCCTCGAGCGTAGCACTTTGGACGACGCCACTAAAAAGCTTGAATCCGAAATTGGCAAATGTGTGATCAATCCATCACGTCCTCCGACAAACTATGCAGCGGGCCTACCATTTGATAGTTACGTCATGCCACATCTTCGCAGAGCTACAGTTCCAAGAATCATGAAAGAAAATGGCCAAGCCATGACCCGCCAAGATCTTATCGATATTGATGCGCTTGCCAGAACACTCTATGCGGAGATGGCAAGCTGCTACAAACACGGGTTGCACTATCCAATGACAGTTGCAAAAATTGCCGTGAATCGCGCCAATGAGTCTTCTCGTCATGGAGAGTTTATCAAAGGAAGTCATGCCGACGATAAAGGCGCACTTGCAAAAGTGACAACCTCACCGTCACAATTCTCATTATGGTTAAAAAAAATCAACGGAAAGAATAACGGAAGTTTGCCTCAAGCTCTGTGTCCGCCATCGAACAAAAACCAAGCATTCTGGACCGGAAATAATCCTCCCCCCTATGAAACTGACATCTGGGAGAGCACACTAAAAATTGCCACAGAAGCCGTGCTTTTTCCGAATCAGTTTGAACGCCGCACC carries:
- a CDS encoding outer membrane protein (COG2968 Uncharacterized conserved protein) — translated: MKKFLALILASGMMVSTALANETKVIAVNGIGEKSLDPNMVTLTLEVWSRGTTAKQAQQMAANSFKIFKQATDKQGIRKEDVRTENYNLSPDYEYDQKTRQNKITGFRVSHSLNVVLRKVEDVGAFIDSLTKDEKKSTETGVNVNSIAWDSDRRSEVEGSALADAVKAARVKADEIAKAAGVKIKGVYRISHSSQGSGPVPVFRNMSMMKGMAMDSASTELPAGQIKVRVEVVAEYEI
- a CDS encoding putative outer membrane protein (COG2885 Outer membrane protein and related peptidoglycan-associated (lipo)proteins), yielding MILAINEKASPIVRNSDPALSRFYTHEFEGVHVKKLVLIGTAATLLATGCATTQENPNTAKGAGIGAAAGAVLGAVVGHQTGRRNEGALIGAALGAGIGGVAGQRMDKQAKELEKIAETKRTEQGLITKLKSDILFDTGKADLKPMAVNNIAELGTIMKKYPENIITVKGYTDDTGSAMVNNPLSQNRADAVRRQLVASGIPANTVTAIGMGAMNPVDPAKTKEARAKNRRVELEITVDQTKVPKK
- a CDS encoding HD superfamily hydrolase (COG1896 Predicted hydrolases of HD superfamily), which translates into the protein MNIEMPELTEKLNRPEVIEKSWVITLSGTRFNILKPDPEAVRIEDIACALARQARFNGHTRFFYSVGQHSCLGAEVSPTKEIALHMLFHDATEAYVGDLVSPVKALLPDFEVIESRIHWAISKKIGLEYPLPKVVKQIDRRLLATEVRDLITKDIASWGIGPDEPFEFPIIPWPPEVTEARFLEIARKLMNK